The nucleotide sequence TCGCCCGGAGCTTCGGCGCCGCCTCGGTGACGGCGGTCGAGCAAAGCCACCACGCCGTGCAACGGGCGCGCCGGCAGGCGGAACGCAACCAGCTGGGCGACATCGAGTGGGTCGAGGCCAACGCGTTCGACGAACTGCGCAGGCTGGATCAGCACCAGGAGCGCTTCGACCTCATTATCCTGGATCCGCCGGCGTTCGCCCGAACGCGCCGCAGCGTGGAGGGTGCCTTGAGAGGGTACAAGGAGATCAATTTGCGGGCGTGGAAGCTGCTGGCGCCCGGGGGTTTTCTCGTCACCTGCTCCTGTTCGCAGCACGTGGCGCCGGACCAGTTCTTCGACGTGGTGGCGGAGGCCGCGGAGGACGCCCGGCGCGAGTGGCGGCTCGTCGAAAGCCGCACCCAGGCCTTCGACCACCCGATCCTGCCGTCGGTTCCCGAGACGCTCTACCTCAAGTGCATGATAGCGCAGGCCTTGTAGAGCGGTGGCCGGGAGCGACAGAGGAGTGGCCGAGGACCGGTCGAATGCACCCTAAACGCCGGACAGGGGAGACGAACGAGGTGGCCCCAGGCTACCGCGAGTTGCTGGAACAGTTGCAGGGCCTCACCCAGTACGACGGATTCCTCTCCGCTCTCGTGGACATCCGCGACTCCATGGTCTTCTACGACCGCGACCTGATGCTGGCGAGCTACACGGGGGCCGTGGAGGGACTCATCGTCTCGGCCCTGGCCAGCGCTTGCCTGGAGGGCGACCGGGAGGCAGGCGAGGCGTTCGACGAGGTACGGCGGATCGTGGACCAACTGCCCCAGCGGCTCGACGATCCCCAGGCCCCGCCCGACGTCGAGGCGGTGGTCGAATCTTTCCTGCGCGTGGGAGCGTGGATCCTCCGGGAGCGGGTGAGGTTGTTCATTACCTCGTTCTCCCGGTACGTCACCGACGACTACGACCCGGAGCAGCCGGTCGACGCACTCGTGCTGCGGGCGCAGCAGACGCTCGCACGCGACCCGGAGCAGTGCCTGGAGCAGCTGGGCGAGGTCGGTGCGCTCATGCTGCGAGGGCATCTGCTGCGCCGGCACTGGCTCGAGGTCGTCGAACCGCGCCTGCAGCTGTGGCTGGCGGGGCTGCGCAACATGGTCGGGCAGGTGGCGGCGACCTACCCGACTTTCCCGTGGCGCTCGGTGGACGAGGAGCGCCAGCGGCCGCACAGGCCGCCCGCGGTGGTCGATCTCCAGGCGTTCCGGACGCGCCGGTTCATGGCCCAGGAAACCTGGCAGTGGCCGGAAGGGGAGCAGCCCCAGGACGACGTCGACCGGCTCATGGAAAGGCTCTTCCAGGGCCCTCAGGCTCTGGATCCGCCGGCGCTGGAAGCGTTCGAGCGGCTGGGGGAGCAGGCCGTACCGTTGCTGGTGGCCGCGGTCAACGCTCGCCACCTGCTGGAGGCGGGCGGGCCCGACGTGCGGGCGGTGGTGGCGGCCATCCGGGTCCTGGCCCACCTGAGGCGCCACGAGGTGCTCGAGCGGTTGGTGGAGCTGGCCGCCGCCCCGGAGGTGCCCAAAGAGGTGGCCAGGGAGGCCCGGGAGGCGCTGGAGCGTCTGGGCGGCCTGGCAGTCGACGGGGTGAGCGAGTACCTGCGAAGGACCTCGGAGGTGCCGGCAGGCGGGGCGGCGCTGGCGCGCTTGCTGGCCCGCATGCCCCGCAGCGAGAAGACCTTCCGGACCCTGGTGGAGCTCTTCCAGCGGCTGCGATGGGAGGACGACGCCAAGGCGGCGGCTGCCGTGGCGCTGGCGGAGTACGGGGACGGGCGGGCGCTACCGGTGCTGCAGCAGGCGCTGCGTGATCCGCAGCTACCGGCGGGCCGGGTCCGGTGGGAGATCGAGGGGGCGGTCCGGCGCCTGACGGGGCATCGCTCGTCTCGCAGGCGCCGGGTCGCCAAGGGATGATCGGGGTTCATCCCTGCCCGGCACCGCAGGCGCGCGCACTCGTCAGGCGCTGGTAGAACTGCTCCAGCCGGGATACGGTATGCTCCACCCCGAACTCCCGGGACCGTGCCAGCGCGTGTTCTGCCAGCCGTCGGAGCCGGTGCGGTTGCTCCAGTAACCCGCGGGCGGCCTCTGCCAGGGCTTCGGGCCGGGCCGTTACCAGCAAGCCGTCCTGCCCGCTTCGCACCACGTCGGGGATGCCCCCGGCCTCGGGGGCGACGACGGGAAGCCCTGCCGCCATCGCCTCGACCGCGACCAGCCCCTGGGTCTCGGTGGTCGACGCGGTGAGGAAGAGGTCGGCCCCGGCCAGGTGGCGCGGCACCTCGGATGGCGCGAGCGGCCCCGTGAGGTGGAGCCTCCCGGCGAAAGGCGGCTCCGACGTCGCCGCTCGCATACCGGCGAGGAAGGGCCCGCCGCCCGCCACGACGGCGTGCAGGGCCGGAAGCTCCTCGAGCAGCCGGCGGAGGGCCTGCATGAGCATGTGCACGTTTTTCTCTCGGGCCAGCCGGCCCACGTGGATGACCACCGGCGCGCCGGCGGGAATGGCGAAACGGCCGCGCAGCCAGCTCCGGTCGAGCCCTGCGAAGGCGGACAGATCGATACCGGTGGGGATGGTCGCGACGTTGCCGACCGGCCCGTAAAGCTGCCGCACCAGCCGGGCGATGGACGGCGTCGGCGCGATGACGGCCGTCGCCTGGCGGCAGAAGCGGCCCACGGTGCGCAGGACGAGCGGGCGGGTCAGGCCTGCCGGCAACAGCGCGTAGTGGACGTACTCGTGGTAGAGCGTGTGGTGCGTGAAGACCAGCGGCACGCCGTAGCGGCGGGCCGTGCGCAGGGCGAGGGTGCCCGTCAGGAATGGGCTGTGGGCATGGACGATGTCGGGACGGTACCCCTCCGGCAGGCGGAGCGGGGCCAAAGGGATGACGGGCAGGCGAAAGACGCCTTGTCCGGGGACGGGCAGCGAGGGAAGGCGCAGCACGTACGCTCCTGTCGAATCGACGCCGGGCGAGCGGTAGCCGGGGTAGCCGGGAGCGACCAGGGCCACGCGGTGACCGCGGCGGGTCAGCTCTCGAGCGGTGAGCTCCAGGCTGCGCACGACCCCCGAGACGTAAGGGGTGTAGCTGTCCGAGAAGAAGACGATCGTCATGGCGATGGTCCTTCACCCGGAAAGGGTCGTTCAGTTTTGGGATCGCCTGTGCTAATATATCGAAGAGCCGATACGGCCCGGATGGCCACGCTTCGGCATCGTGGGCGCGGGCGACCCGCGAGAGGGGCCGGCCCCGCACGAGCCTTGCCGGGCTGGTGGGTCGGCCGCAGTATACTGCGCGCGGGGGGGCGCCGTCATCATGAATCGTTGCCCCGGGGGCAAGCCTCTGGAGGAGGGCCCGGAGGGGGATGCCGGCCGTGAGTGATGCGGTGAAAGCGCTCACCGTCGCTCGCCGCCAGGGGATGACCATCCGCGTGGCCGGTGAATCGGGCGAGGGGGTCATCACGGCCGGCGAGATGCTGACCTGGGCCCTGGGGCGGGCCGGATTGTGGGTCAGCACCTTCCGCACCTATCCGGCCGAGATCAAGGGCGGGCCGTGCATGTTCCAGGTGCGGTTCGACCGCCGCCCGCTGGACTCGCCGATGGGGCCCGCCGACGTCTTGATCGCGTTCAATGACGAGGCCGTCCAGCTGCACCAGAGCGCGGTGCGCCCGGGTGGGGTCATTCTCTACGATCGCCACGCGGACGGGTCGGTGCCGGAGGGGCTGCGTACCGACGTGACCGCCCGGTCGGTGCCGTTCGGCCAGGTAGCGGTCGAGCAGCTGCAAAACCGGCTCACCAAGAACATGGTGGCCCTGGGGGCCACCTACGCGGCGATGGATCTGCCGCTCGACTCTGCGAAGCAGTTCGTGGCGCGCCGGTTCGCCGCCAAGGGTGAAGAGGTGGTGAGCATCAACATCCGGGCGCTGGAGCTTGGGCACGCCCTGGCCCGGGAGCAGCTGGCGGGGCTCGGGCGGCTTGCGGAGCTCTCCGAGGAGGAAGAGCAGGCAGCCGCCGAAGCCGCCTCGACGGGCAAGCGGCGGATGATCATCTCGGGCAACCAGGCGCTCGCCATCGGAGCCATCGCAGGAGGGTGCCGCTATTACGCGGGCTACCCGATCACGCCGGCGAGCGACATCCTGGAGTACATGGCGGCCCATCTGCCCTCCTTCGGAGGCGTGGTCGTCCAGACCGAGGACGAGATGGCGGCGCTGGGTTCGGTGTTGGGCGCCTCGTTCGGAGGCGTGCCCGCCATGACGGCCACCTCTGGACCCGGGCTGTCGCTCATGGTGGAGCTCATCGGCCTCGGGGTCATGAGCGAGCTGCCGGCGGTCATCGTAGACGTGCAACGGGCCGGGCCCAGCACGGGCATGCCGACCAAGACGGAGCAGGGCGATCTCAACCTGGCCGTCTACGGCGGCCACGGGGATGCGCCGCGGGTCGTGATGGCCCCGGTGAGCGTCCGCGACTGCCTCGACGTCGGGCGGCGGGCGTTCGAGACGGCTGAGGCGTACCAGACGCCGGTCATCGTCCTCAGCGAGTTGGTGCTGGCGCAGCGCACCGAGAGCCTGCCCGTGCCGAGCGGGCGCGACATCCTGAAGCGCTTCAAGCCGCGCACGACCGCCGATTCGCTGGACGGCGCCGTCAACGGAGCGTACCGGCGCTACCGCCGGACGGAGGACGGCATCTCTCTGGCGGCGGTGCCCGGCAACCCGGCCGGGCTGCACGTCATCACGGGCCTGGAGCACGACGAGTACGGCCATCCGAGCTACGAGCCGGACGTGCACCGCGAGATGTCCCTCAAGCGGTGGCACAAGCTCGAGCGCCTGCGCCGGGAGGTCGAGTCCCGCCCGGACGGCTGGGTCGAGCGCTTCGGGCCTGAGCAGGCCCGCATCGGGCTGGTGGGCTGGGGGTCGACCTTCGGCTCAGCCCGTGAGGCGGCCCGGATGGCGGAAGCGATGGGGATTCCCGTCAAGGGGCTCTGGGTCAAGCTGCTCTCGCCGCTACCCGTCCAGATCCTCCAGGCGTTCGTGGACGGCCTGGAGGCGGTGATCGTGCCGGAGCTCAACCTCAGCGGCCAGTTCGCCCATTACCTGCAGGCCCGGGGCGTGCGGGGCCCCATCGTGCAGCTCACCAAGCAGGAGGGTCTACCGTTCTCGCCGGACGAGGTACTGGCCCGCATCCAGGAGGTGGCTTCGCGATGAGCGTGCTGGAGACCGAGGTGCTCCCCCAGCTTCCGCAGGGGGTTACCCTCAAACCGTCCGATTACAAAGGCATCAAGCCGGTCTGGTGCCCTGGGTGCGGCGACTACGCGATCCTCAACGCGCTGGTGCAGGTGCTGGCCCGCAACCGGGTGGATCCTTCCAAACTGGCCATCGTGTCGGGGATCGGGTGCTCGGGGCGCTTTCCGGCGTTCGTGAAGAGCTACGGGTTCCACGGGGTGCACGGGCGGGTGCTTCCGGTGGCCACGGGGCTCAAGCTGGCACGCCCCGATCTCACGGTGCTCGCCGTCGGGGGTGACGGAGACGGCTTGGCCATCGGCATGGGCCATCTTCCCCACGCGGTGCGCCGCAACGTCGATCTCACGTACCTGCTCTTCGACAACCACATCTACGGGCTGACCAAGGGCCAGCCGTCGCCGACGACGGAGGTGGGCCACAAGACCCACGCTTCGCCTTTCGGGGTGGCCGAGTACCCGCTCAACCCGCTGGCGCTGGCCCTCATTGCCGGGGCGACGTTCGTGGGGCGTGGCTTTTCGAGCCATACCAAGCACCTCGCCGACCTCATCGAACAGGCGATCCGGCACCGGGGCTTCAGCTTCGTGCAGATCATGACGCCGTGCGTCACCTTCAACGACATGTACAAGGTCTGGAAGGAGCAAGCCTACGAGATCGGGCCGGATCACGACACGTCCGACTTCCAGGCGGCGCTGCACCTGGCGACCGCGGCCGAGGGCCTGCCCATCGGCATCTTCTACCAGGCAGAGAAGCCGACCTATCTCGATCGCCTGATTGCGGGCGTCAAGGAGAGCGAGCGTCTCAAAGAGGCGCGCCGCTACGACGACGAGGCCGACGCCGCCGGGCTGGATAAGCTCCTGGAACGCCTGCAGTGACGAGCGACGGGTGAGCCCGGCGCCGCGGACGTCGGGCTCCGCGGCGGCGTGGGGATGAGACGCGATGGGAGGCCGGGCCGGCGGGAGCGTCTGCCGGCCCGGCGTCGCGCTCGCGATGCCGCCCCCCGGCGTCGCGCCGCCGGGGGGCGGGCCCGGACCTCAGTGGCCGCCGGTGAGCAGGCGCAACAGCAACCCCAGGAGAGTAAGGAAGCCGGCGACTGCGAAAAAGGCGCGCATGCTGACGCCGCCCGGAGCGGATGCCTGCTTGGACATGGGTGCTGCCTCCCGGCACGCATGATGGTCGCCCCCATTATACACGAAAAGCCCACGGTTACGGGCTTTGCTTGACACCCGGGGGGCCCGGTGATAGCCTTTAACCAGGTTAATTCTTGCGCCAGGGCTCCAGGGCGCCCGGGGCGAGGTGCTGGGACGATGTGGCCCGTGACGGTGGTGGCCAATCGGCGGGGCTCCATCGAGATGCTCGCCGATTTGTTCGCCGAAGTGATGTTCGACGTGATCACGACGCGCACCCTGGCCGACGCAGGTGCGTATCTGACCGTTTCCCAGCTCGAGTGTCTCAAGTACCTGCAGCGTCATGGCTCGTGCTCGGCGGCGGAGCTGGCCGACGGGCTGCACATGACGCCGCCCGCCGTGACCAAGCTGGTCGACCGGTTGGTTCGCAAGGGCTTGGTCACCCGCAAGGAGCGGGCCGACGATCGGCGGTCCGTGGAGATCGCGCTGACCGACTCCGGCCGGCGGGCGGTGGAGCGGATCCGCGAGCGGCGCAGCCGGATCTTCGAGATGATCCTGAGCCGTATGAGCCCGGAAGACCAGCAGCAGCTCGAGCATGCCTTGCGGGCGTTCTTGGCCGCAGGGCTCAACGATACCGCGGTGGTAGAGGCCCTTTGCCTGCGGTGCGGCGACGAGAGCACTCCCGATTGCCCGCTCATCGAAGCCTACCGGGATCTGACCGGGACGCCCCTTCAGTGCCGCTGACCTGCCGGGCAGGAAAGGCCCCCTTTTCCGAGGAATGGGCACCAACACTCCTTTGAGGTGGTAGTGCCCTTCGGGAAGGGATGGGCGCGTGCGGCGGCCACCGGCAGACGCGGGGCCGAGTCCCCGGGCTGCCCGACGGGCCCGCAGCGAGTCGCGGGCGGTGCGGGTCACGTTGCAGGGCCTGGCGGGCCTGGTGCGAAGGGCGGCGCAGGCCTCTGACGAGGGTGCCGTCTGGGGCGTGCTGGGCGAGGTGGCCGCGCGCGTGCTGGGCGCGGGCACGGTATGGGTGGCGCTCCCCTCGGAGGGCACCGGCCAGTGGCAGGTCGTCGCCTGCTCCGAGCCGCCCGAAGGGGGGACGCCGGGCGCGGCGAACCTCGGTGCGGCGCTGCAGAGCCTCGTCACGCTTGCCGTGCGACGGGGCCGCACCGTCGAGTGCCGGCCCCCTCCCTCCCGGGGGCTCGGCTCCAGGGCTCCCGCCCTCCGGCTCCGGTCTTCCGAGGCCTACCTTTGCGTACCTGTCTTCGTCGAAGGCCGGGCGCGCGCTGTCCTGGTGATGCCGGCGGGCAAGGGCCGTGGTCGAGCGGGCGGCCGCAAGGCTCGCGCGCAGCTGCTGGCGGAGCTCGCCGGGAGCATCGTGGAGCAGACCCTACGAGCGAAGGCGGAGCGGGAGACGGCGCAGGCGGGCATCCGGGCGCTGGTGGCGGCCCTGGAAGCCCGGGAGCCTGCGGCGCGAGGCCATGGCCAGCGGGTCGCTTCGACGGCGCTCTTGCTCGCCCGGGCCATGGGGCTCGACGAAGCAAAGGCGCGCCGGGTCGAGATGGCCGCGCTGCTCCACGACGTGGGCAAGCTGGGGGTGCCGGATGCCATCCTCGCCAAGCCCGGCCCGCTCGAGCCGGCCGAGCGGGTGGCCGTCGTCGCCCACCCGGAGATGGGCGCGCGGATCGTGGCGGAGGTGGCGGGCTGGCAGGACCTCGCACCCATGGTACGCCACCATCACGAGTGGTACGGGGGCGGCGGCTACCCCGACGGCCTGGCAGGGGACGCGATCCCGTTGGGGGCGGCCATCATCGGGGTGGCCGAGGCGCTGGACGCCATGACCACCGAGCGGCCGTACCGGCCGGCCCGCCGCGTGGAGGAAGCGCTGGAGGAGATCGGCCGGTGTGCCGGCACGCAGTTCCACCCGGAGGTCGTGGATGCGCTGCACCGGGTGATGGAGCGGCGCGCCGAACCCCCCGAGGCGGCGCC is from Limnochorda sp. L945t and encodes:
- a CDS encoding 2-oxoacid:ferredoxin oxidoreductase subunit beta, which codes for MSVLETEVLPQLPQGVTLKPSDYKGIKPVWCPGCGDYAILNALVQVLARNRVDPSKLAIVSGIGCSGRFPAFVKSYGFHGVHGRVLPVATGLKLARPDLTVLAVGGDGDGLAIGMGHLPHAVRRNVDLTYLLFDNHIYGLTKGQPSPTTEVGHKTHASPFGVAEYPLNPLALALIAGATFVGRGFSSHTKHLADLIEQAIRHRGFSFVQIMTPCVTFNDMYKVWKEQAYEIGPDHDTSDFQAALHLATAAEGLPIGIFYQAEKPTYLDRLIAGVKESERLKEARRYDDEADAAGLDKLLERLQ
- a CDS encoding MarR family winged helix-turn-helix transcriptional regulator, which gives rise to MWPVTVVANRRGSIEMLADLFAEVMFDVITTRTLADAGAYLTVSQLECLKYLQRHGSCSAAELADGLHMTPPAVTKLVDRLVRKGLVTRKERADDRRSVEIALTDSGRRAVERIRERRSRIFEMILSRMSPEDQQQLEHALRAFLAAGLNDTAVVEALCLRCGDESTPDCPLIEAYRDLTGTPLQCR
- a CDS encoding diguanylate cyclase, with amino-acid sequence MRRPPADAGPSPRAARRARSESRAVRVTLQGLAGLVRRAAQASDEGAVWGVLGEVAARVLGAGTVWVALPSEGTGQWQVVACSEPPEGGTPGAANLGAALQSLVTLAVRRGRTVECRPPPSRGLGSRAPALRLRSSEAYLCVPVFVEGRARAVLVMPAGKGRGRAGGRKARAQLLAELAGSIVEQTLRAKAERETAQAGIRALVAALEAREPAARGHGQRVASTALLLARAMGLDEAKARRVEMAALLHDVGKLGVPDAILAKPGPLEPAERVAVVAHPEMGARIVAEVAGWQDLAPMVRHHHEWYGGGGYPDGLAGDAIPLGAAIIGVAEALDAMTTERPYRPARRVEEALEEIGRCAGTQFHPEVVDALHRVMERRAEPPEAAPLADGEPVSPGAGAEGPLQGARVIGLPPPEAGCITPVHLKELAALYRLAQAMRDVLDMPALLFRVLDIIESELGWRDCCIFLVEPGSEDLTMAAASGAFSGWEGLRLRRGQGMNGWVAAHGVPVLVPDVTREPRYVPGPASTRSEVVVPVSAGGRVIGTLTVDAPVVHAFSLEQVQAIAAVAHQAAVAVEVAQLHQQVRRAAIRDGLTGLFNHRHFYERLEEELERAARYGYGLHVAIGDVDGLKGVNDSLGHLAGDKVLAELARLLRQHSRRYDVVARYGGDEFAVIMPQTDRQGALAMTRRLDGAAREAVLAWQGRLFPLPTVSWGLAGFPEDGHRPAELVAVADTRMYLAKRERGLLRPADGRGDAQRGPDGGQAGAAGASG
- a CDS encoding glycosyltransferase; the encoded protein is MTIVFFSDSYTPYVSGVVRSLELTARELTRRGHRVALVAPGYPGYRSPGVDSTGAYVLRLPSLPVPGQGVFRLPVIPLAPLRLPEGYRPDIVHAHSPFLTGTLALRTARRYGVPLVFTHHTLYHEYVHYALLPAGLTRPLVLRTVGRFCRQATAVIAPTPSIARLVRQLYGPVGNVATIPTGIDLSAFAGLDRSWLRGRFAIPAGAPVVIHVGRLAREKNVHMLMQALRRLLEELPALHAVVAGGGPFLAGMRAATSEPPFAGRLHLTGPLAPSEVPRHLAGADLFLTASTTETQGLVAVEAMAAGLPVVAPEAGGIPDVVRSGQDGLLVTARPEALAEAARGLLEQPHRLRRLAEHALARSREFGVEHTVSRLEQFYQRLTSARACGAGQG
- a CDS encoding 2-oxoacid:acceptor oxidoreductase subunit alpha — protein: MPAVSDAVKALTVARRQGMTIRVAGESGEGVITAGEMLTWALGRAGLWVSTFRTYPAEIKGGPCMFQVRFDRRPLDSPMGPADVLIAFNDEAVQLHQSAVRPGGVILYDRHADGSVPEGLRTDVTARSVPFGQVAVEQLQNRLTKNMVALGATYAAMDLPLDSAKQFVARRFAAKGEEVVSINIRALELGHALAREQLAGLGRLAELSEEEEQAAAEAASTGKRRMIISGNQALAIGAIAGGCRYYAGYPITPASDILEYMAAHLPSFGGVVVQTEDEMAALGSVLGASFGGVPAMTATSGPGLSLMVELIGLGVMSELPAVIVDVQRAGPSTGMPTKTEQGDLNLAVYGGHGDAPRVVMAPVSVRDCLDVGRRAFETAEAYQTPVIVLSELVLAQRTESLPVPSGRDILKRFKPRTTADSLDGAVNGAYRRYRRTEDGISLAAVPGNPAGLHVITGLEHDEYGHPSYEPDVHREMSLKRWHKLERLRREVESRPDGWVERFGPEQARIGLVGWGSTFGSAREAARMAEAMGIPVKGLWVKLLSPLPVQILQAFVDGLEAVIVPELNLSGQFAHYLQARGVRGPIVQLTKQEGLPFSPDEVLARIQEVASR